Proteins from a genomic interval of Stenotrophomonas maltophilia R551-3:
- a CDS encoding LysM peptidoglycan-binding domain-containing protein → MSTEKKADFSGVSGSVDSTAEQVPKADFSGVSASVDSTADVVSGGTYTVQKGDSLSKIAKQHLGDANAWKKIFEANRDVLDDPDKIFPGQTLKLPPK, encoded by the coding sequence ATGAGTACCGAGAAGAAAGCCGATTTCTCCGGCGTCAGTGGCAGTGTCGACAGTACCGCCGAGCAGGTGCCGAAGGCGGACTTCTCTGGCGTCAGCGCTTCGGTGGACAGCACCGCAGACGTCGTCAGCGGCGGCACCTACACCGTGCAGAAGGGTGACTCGTTGTCGAAGATCGCCAAGCAGCATCTGGGCGACGCCAATGCCTGGAAGAAGATCTTCGAAGCCAATCGCGATGTGCTTGATGACCCGGACAAGATCTTCCCGGGCCAGACCCTGAAACTGCCGCCGAAGTAA
- the queF gene encoding NADPH-dependent 7-cyano-7-deazaguanine reductase QueF (Catalyzes the NADPH-dependent reduction of 7-cyano-7-deazaguanine (preQ0) to 7-aminomethyl-7-deazaguanine (preQ1) in queuosine biosynthesis), with amino-acid sequence MNTPQDSSLGREVSYPSQYDPGLLFPIPRSGARAEIGLDDAALPFVGHDRWHAFELSWLDPRGKPQVAVATVQVPCTSPRLIESKSFKLYLNSLNSTRIDSVEALRERLVTDLSACAGAPVQVAFGLPGLRETPLGESIDGLDVDIDCYGPPQADFLAADTSQVVEETLVSALLKSNCPVTGQPDWATVSLRYCGPKIDRAGLLRYLVSYREHAEFHEQCVERIFSEVSARCQPQWLEVEARYTRRGGLDINPWRASPGITAPAATYRELRQ; translated from the coding sequence ATGAACACCCCACAGGATTCCAGCCTCGGTCGCGAGGTCAGTTACCCGTCGCAGTACGATCCCGGCCTGCTGTTTCCCATCCCGCGCAGCGGTGCCCGCGCCGAGATCGGCCTCGATGACGCCGCGCTGCCGTTCGTCGGCCATGACCGCTGGCATGCCTTCGAGCTGAGCTGGCTCGACCCGCGTGGCAAGCCGCAGGTTGCCGTCGCTACCGTGCAGGTGCCGTGCACCTCGCCGCGGCTGATCGAATCGAAGTCGTTCAAGCTGTACCTCAACTCCCTCAACAGCACCCGCATCGACAGCGTCGAGGCACTGCGCGAACGCCTGGTGACCGATCTGTCGGCGTGTGCCGGTGCGCCGGTCCAGGTCGCGTTCGGTTTGCCGGGCCTGCGCGAGACGCCGCTGGGCGAATCCATCGACGGGCTGGACGTGGACATCGACTGCTACGGCCCGCCGCAGGCGGACTTCCTTGCGGCTGATACCAGCCAGGTGGTGGAGGAGACGCTGGTCTCGGCACTGCTGAAGTCGAACTGCCCGGTGACCGGCCAGCCGGACTGGGCCACGGTCAGCCTGCGTTACTGCGGGCCGAAGATCGATCGCGCGGGCCTGCTGCGCTATCTGGTCAGCTACCGCGAACACGCCGAGTTCCACGAGCAGTGCGTTGAGCGGATCTTCAGCGAAGTGTCCGCGCGCTGCCAGCCGCAATGGCTGGAGGTGGAGGCCCGCTATACCCGTCGTGGTGGCCTGGACATCAACCCCTGGCGCGCCAGCCCTGGCATCACCGCCCCGGCTGCGACCTACCGCGAACTGCGCCAGTAA
- a CDS encoding M20 family metallopeptidase, whose product MRRSLLLSALLLALPALAHAQDAQRPEVTAAAQRLQAKVVEWRRDFHQHPELSNREVRTSAEVAKRLRAMGLKPKTGIAHHGVVAIIEGGKPGPKIALRADMDALPVTEQTGLPFASKATDQYRGQTVGVMHACGHDAHTATLLGVAEALVSMKKDLPGQVMLIFQPAEEGAPPPEEGGAALMLKEGLFADFKPEAVFGLHVFSSVQAGQIAVRGGPLMAASDRFGIKVIGRQTHGSAPWNGVDPIVATADLVGTAQTIVSRRANLSKQPAVLTFGAINGGIRYNIIPDEVEMVGTIRTFDEGMRQQIFADLRNVAEHTAAAHGAKAVTDIYESEGNPATVNDPALTAKMLPSLQAVVGKDNVYEPPLQMGAEDFSLYAKEVPGMFFFVGSTSMGIDPATAPANHSPKFLLDEKALDVGLRALLQVSLDYLNGAGTPAG is encoded by the coding sequence ATGCGCCGTTCGTTGCTGCTGTCCGCCCTGCTGCTGGCCTTGCCGGCCCTCGCCCACGCCCAGGACGCGCAGCGCCCGGAAGTGACCGCCGCCGCCCAGCGGCTGCAGGCCAAGGTGGTGGAGTGGCGGCGCGACTTCCACCAGCACCCGGAGCTGTCCAACCGTGAGGTGCGCACCTCGGCCGAGGTCGCCAAGCGCCTGCGTGCGATGGGCCTGAAGCCGAAGACCGGCATCGCCCACCACGGCGTGGTGGCGATCATTGAAGGTGGCAAGCCCGGGCCGAAGATCGCCCTGCGTGCGGACATGGACGCGCTGCCGGTGACCGAACAGACCGGCCTGCCGTTCGCCTCCAAGGCCACCGACCAGTACCGCGGGCAGACCGTTGGCGTGATGCATGCCTGTGGCCATGATGCGCACACCGCCACCCTGCTCGGCGTGGCCGAAGCGTTGGTGTCGATGAAGAAAGACCTGCCGGGCCAGGTGATGCTGATCTTCCAGCCGGCCGAGGAAGGCGCGCCGCCGCCGGAAGAGGGTGGTGCTGCCCTGATGCTGAAGGAAGGCCTGTTCGCCGACTTCAAGCCGGAAGCCGTGTTCGGCCTGCACGTCTTCTCAAGCGTGCAGGCTGGGCAGATCGCCGTGCGTGGTGGCCCGTTGATGGCGGCTTCGGATCGTTTCGGGATTAAGGTGATCGGTCGGCAGACGCATGGCTCGGCGCCGTGGAATGGTGTTGATCCGATCGTGGCCACCGCCGACCTGGTCGGCACCGCGCAGACCATCGTCAGCCGCCGCGCCAACCTGTCCAAGCAGCCGGCGGTACTGACCTTCGGCGCGATCAACGGCGGCATCCGCTACAACATCATTCCCGATGAAGTGGAGATGGTCGGCACCATCCGCACCTTCGATGAAGGCATGCGCCAGCAGATCTTCGCCGACCTGCGCAACGTGGCCGAGCACACTGCCGCCGCGCACGGTGCCAAGGCGGTGACCGACATCTACGAGTCTGAAGGCAACCCGGCCACGGTGAACGACCCGGCGCTGACCGCGAAGATGCTGCCGAGCCTGCAGGCGGTGGTGGGCAAGGACAACGTGTACGAGCCGCCGCTGCAGATGGGCGCGGAGGATTTCTCGCTGTACGCGAAGGAAGTGCCGGGGATGTTCTTCTTCGTCGGTTCGACCAGCATGGGCATCGATCCGGCGACGGCACCGGCGAACCATTCACCGAAGTTCCTGTTGGACGAGAAGGCGTTGGATGTCGGGTTGCGGGCGTTGCTGCAGGTGAGCCTGGATTACTTGAACGGTGCCGGCACTCCTGCGGGGTGA
- a CDS encoding efflux RND transporter periplasmic adaptor subunit, producing MSRVWKIVLLVVAVLVLAVVGLRVLGGGKDKAGGPAAAARQGGEDPDAGPVPVTVVDAARQDVPVYASALGTVTAMNTVTVSPQVGGQLMSLNFREGQEVKKGDVLAVIDPRTAQASYDQAVASKRQNEALLATARSNYQRSNAPEYRQFVAKTDLDTQRNQVAQYESAVAANEASMRSAQVQLQYTKVTAPITGIAGIRAVDAGNVVNAGTALVTLTQIHPIHVLFNLPERQLGDVRQAQAAGAVPVAALDRADSHVLSGDGKLDVVDNLISADSGTFKARAIFDNTDNGLWPGQFVNVRMQLRTIAGGVVIPTQAVLRGPDGEYVYVVQGDNTVKMQTVRSGVEVGDSQVQIAEGLKGGERVVSEGQFRLKPGSKVTALKPGETPAVPTEAELKAAEQKNAGGGGRRGGGPR from the coding sequence ATGTCACGTGTTTGGAAGATCGTGCTGCTGGTCGTGGCGGTACTGGTGCTGGCCGTGGTCGGCCTGCGCGTACTCGGCGGGGGCAAGGACAAGGCCGGTGGCCCGGCGGCAGCTGCGCGCCAGGGCGGTGAAGACCCGGATGCCGGCCCGGTGCCGGTGACCGTGGTGGATGCGGCACGCCAGGACGTGCCGGTCTATGCCAGCGCGCTGGGTACGGTGACCGCAATGAACACCGTCACCGTCAGCCCGCAGGTTGGCGGCCAGCTGATGAGCCTGAATTTCCGCGAAGGCCAGGAAGTGAAGAAGGGCGATGTGCTGGCGGTGATCGACCCGCGCACCGCCCAGGCCAGCTACGACCAGGCGGTGGCATCCAAGCGCCAGAACGAGGCGCTGCTGGCCACCGCGCGTTCCAACTACCAGCGCTCGAACGCGCCGGAGTATCGCCAGTTCGTCGCCAAGACCGATCTGGATACACAGCGAAACCAAGTGGCACAGTACGAAAGCGCAGTCGCGGCGAACGAGGCCAGCATGCGCTCGGCGCAGGTGCAGCTGCAGTACACCAAGGTCACCGCGCCGATCACCGGCATCGCCGGCATCCGTGCGGTCGACGCCGGCAACGTGGTCAACGCCGGCACCGCACTGGTCACGCTGACCCAGATCCATCCGATCCACGTGCTGTTCAACCTGCCCGAGCGCCAGCTCGGCGATGTGCGCCAGGCGCAGGCCGCCGGTGCGGTACCTGTCGCGGCACTGGACCGCGCCGATTCGCATGTGCTGTCCGGCGACGGCAAGCTCGACGTGGTCGACAACCTGATCAGTGCCGACAGCGGCACGTTCAAGGCGCGCGCGATCTTCGACAACACCGACAACGGCCTGTGGCCGGGCCAGTTCGTCAACGTGCGCATGCAGCTGCGCACGATTGCCGGTGGCGTGGTCATTCCGACCCAGGCGGTGCTGCGTGGCCCGGACGGCGAGTACGTCTATGTGGTGCAGGGCGACAACACGGTGAAGATGCAGACCGTGCGCAGCGGCGTGGAAGTGGGCGACAGCCAGGTGCAGATCGCCGAAGGCCTGAAGGGCGGCGAGCGGGTGGTCAGTGAAGGCCAGTTCCGCTTGAAGCCGGGCAGCAAGGTCACCGCGCTGAAGCCGGGCGAAACCCCGGCGGTGCCGACCGAAGCCGAGCTGAAGGCGGCCGAGCAGAAGAACGCTGGCGGCGGTGGCCGTCGTGGCGGCGGCCCGCGCTGA
- a CDS encoding efflux RND transporter permease subunit, with the protein MGFSTIFIRRPIATSLLMAGLLLLGILGYRKLPVSALPEIDAPSLVVTTQYPGANATTMASLVTTPLERQFGQISGLELMTSDSSAGLSTIILQFSMDRDIDIAAQDVQAAIRQATLPSSLPYQPVYNRVNPADAAIVTLKLTSDTRPLRDVNNYADSILAQRLSQVQGVGLVSIAGNVRPAVRIQVNPAQLSNMGLTLEQLRSALTQANVNAPKGSLNGKTQSYSIGTNDQLSSAAEYRDTIISYKNGRPVRLSDVAQVIDGVENDQLAAWADGKPAVLLEVRRQPGANIVQTVERIRALLPQLQGVLPADVHLEIFNDRTETIRASVHEVQFTLILTIGLVVAVIFVFLRRLWATIIPSVAVPLSLAGTFAVMAFAGMSLDNLSLMALVVATGFVVDDAIVMIENIVRYIEQGKSGKEAAEIGARQIGFTVLSLTVSLVAVFLPLLLMPGVTGRLFHEFAWVLSIAVVLSMLISLTLTPMMCAYLLKPDALPEGEDAHERAAAAGKQNLWTRTVGLYERSLDWVLDHQRLTLAVAGGALVLTVLLYVLIPKGLLPEQDTGLITGVVQADQNIAFPQMEQRTKQVAEALRQDPDVTGVSAFIGAGSMNPTLNQGQLSIVLKERGERDGLDKILPRLQKAVAGIPGVALYLKPVQDVTLDTRVAATEYQYSLSDVDSATVATQATRLTEALRKRPELADVDNNLSNQGRALELNIDRDKASVLGVPMQTIDDTLYDAFGQRQISTIFTELNQYRVVLEVAPEFRTSTALMEQLAVASNGAGALTGTNATSFGQVTSSNSSTATGIGAQNTGITVGAGNIIPLSALAEGKVSSAPLLVSHQQQLPAVTVSFNVAPGYSLSEAVRAIQETKDSLDMPTHLHAEFIGKAAEFTGSQTDVVWLLLASLVVIYIVLGVLYESYIHPITIISTLPPAGVGALLALMLCGLSLSVDGIVGIVLLIGIVKKNGIMMVDFAIEARRAGANAHEAIRRACLLRFRPIMMTTAAAMLGALPLALGTGIGSELRRPLGIAIVGGLLLSQLVTLYTTPVIYLYMERFSEWLARRREQRALRDGSLQEPQA; encoded by the coding sequence GTGGGCTTTTCGACGATCTTCATCCGCCGTCCCATCGCCACCTCGCTGCTGATGGCGGGCCTGTTGCTGCTGGGCATCCTGGGTTACCGCAAGCTGCCGGTGTCGGCGCTGCCGGAAATCGATGCGCCCAGCCTGGTGGTCACCACCCAGTACCCCGGTGCCAACGCCACCACCATGGCCTCGCTGGTCACCACGCCGCTGGAGCGCCAGTTCGGGCAGATCTCCGGGCTGGAGCTGATGACCTCCGACTCGTCGGCCGGGTTGTCGACGATCATCCTGCAGTTCTCGATGGACCGCGACATCGACATCGCCGCGCAGGACGTGCAGGCGGCGATCCGCCAGGCCACCCTGCCCTCGTCGCTGCCCTACCAGCCGGTCTACAACCGGGTGAATCCGGCTGACGCTGCCATCGTCACCTTGAAGCTGACCTCGGACACGCGCCCGCTGCGCGACGTCAACAACTACGCCGACTCGATCCTCGCCCAGCGCCTGTCGCAGGTGCAGGGCGTGGGCCTGGTCTCGATCGCCGGCAACGTGCGCCCGGCCGTGCGCATCCAGGTCAATCCGGCGCAGCTGTCGAACATGGGCCTGACCCTGGAGCAGCTGCGCAGTGCGCTGACCCAGGCCAACGTCAACGCACCGAAGGGTTCGTTGAACGGCAAGACCCAGTCCTACAGCATCGGCACCAACGACCAGCTGTCCAGCGCCGCCGAGTACCGCGACACCATCATCAGCTACAAGAACGGACGTCCGGTGCGCCTGTCGGATGTAGCCCAGGTGATCGATGGCGTTGAGAACGATCAGCTGGCCGCCTGGGCCGATGGGAAGCCGGCGGTGCTGCTGGAAGTGCGTCGCCAGCCCGGCGCCAACATCGTGCAGACCGTCGAGCGCATCCGCGCCCTGCTGCCGCAGCTGCAGGGCGTGCTGCCGGCCGACGTGCACCTGGAGATCTTCAACGACCGCACCGAGACCATCCGCGCCTCGGTGCATGAAGTGCAGTTCACCCTGATCCTGACCATCGGCCTGGTGGTGGCGGTGATCTTCGTGTTCCTGCGCCGGCTGTGGGCCACGATCATTCCCTCGGTGGCGGTGCCGCTGTCGCTGGCCGGCACCTTCGCGGTGATGGCCTTTGCCGGCATGTCGCTGGACAACCTGTCGCTGATGGCGCTGGTGGTGGCCACCGGCTTCGTGGTCGACGATGCGATCGTGATGATCGAGAACATCGTGCGTTACATCGAGCAGGGCAAGAGTGGCAAGGAAGCGGCCGAGATCGGTGCACGCCAGATCGGCTTCACCGTGCTGTCGCTGACGGTCTCGCTGGTGGCGGTGTTCCTGCCGCTGCTGCTGATGCCCGGCGTTACCGGCCGCCTGTTCCACGAGTTCGCGTGGGTGCTGAGCATCGCGGTGGTGCTGTCGATGCTGATCTCGCTGACGCTCACCCCGATGATGTGCGCCTACCTGCTCAAGCCCGACGCACTGCCCGAGGGCGAGGACGCGCATGAGCGTGCGGCGGCGGCCGGCAAGCAGAACCTGTGGACGCGCACCGTGGGCCTGTACGAGCGCAGCCTGGACTGGGTGCTGGACCACCAGCGCCTGACCCTGGCCGTGGCCGGCGGCGCACTGGTGCTGACCGTGCTGCTGTACGTGCTGATTCCCAAGGGCCTGCTGCCCGAACAGGACACCGGCCTGATCACCGGCGTGGTCCAGGCTGACCAGAACATCGCCTTCCCGCAGATGGAGCAGCGCACCAAGCAGGTGGCCGAAGCGCTGCGCCAGGACCCGGACGTGACCGGCGTGTCGGCGTTCATCGGCGCAGGCAGCATGAACCCCACGCTCAACCAGGGCCAGCTGTCGATCGTGCTGAAGGAACGCGGCGAGCGAGACGGCCTGGACAAGATCCTGCCGCGCCTGCAGAAGGCCGTCGCCGGCATTCCAGGTGTCGCGCTGTACCTGAAGCCGGTGCAGGACGTGACCCTGGATACCCGCGTGGCCGCCACCGAGTACCAGTACTCGCTGTCGGACGTGGATTCGGCCACGGTGGCCACCCAGGCCACGCGCCTGACCGAAGCGCTGCGCAAACGCCCGGAACTGGCCGACGTCGACAACAACCTGTCCAACCAGGGCCGTGCGCTTGAGCTGAACATCGACCGCGACAAGGCCAGCGTGCTGGGCGTGCCGATGCAGACCATCGACGACACCCTCTACGACGCGTTCGGCCAGCGCCAGATCTCGACCATCTTCACCGAGCTCAACCAGTATCGCGTTGTGCTGGAAGTGGCGCCGGAGTTCCGCACCAGCACCGCGCTGATGGAGCAGCTGGCCGTAGCGTCCAACGGCGCCGGTGCGCTCACCGGCACCAATGCCACCAGCTTCGGCCAGGTCACCTCGTCGAACTCGTCGACCGCTACCGGCATCGGTGCGCAGAACACCGGCATCACCGTCGGCGCCGGTAACATCATCCCGCTGTCGGCGCTGGCCGAAGGCAAGGTCAGCAGCGCGCCGCTGCTGGTCAGCCATCAGCAGCAGCTGCCGGCAGTGACGGTCTCGTTCAATGTGGCACCGGGCTATTCGCTGTCCGAAGCGGTGCGGGCGATCCAGGAAACCAAGGACAGCCTGGACATGCCCACCCACCTGCATGCCGAGTTCATCGGCAAGGCTGCCGAATTCACCGGCAGCCAGACCGATGTGGTGTGGCTGCTGCTGGCGTCGCTGGTGGTGATCTACATCGTGCTGGGCGTGCTGTACGAGAGCTACATCCACCCGATCACGATCATCTCCACGCTGCCGCCGGCCGGTGTCGGTGCGCTGCTGGCGCTGATGCTGTGCGGGCTGAGCCTGTCGGTGGATGGCATCGTCGGCATCGTGCTGCTGATCGGCATCGTCAAGAAGAACGGCATCATGATGGTGGACTTCGCGATCGAGGCACGCCGCGCCGGTGCCAACGCGCACGAAGCGATCCGCCGTGCCTGCCTGCTGCGCTTCCGCCCGATCATGATGACCACGGCTGCGGCCATGCTCGGCGCGCTGCCGCTGGCGCTGGGTACCGGCATCGGTTCGGAGCTGCGCCGCCCGCTGGGCATCGCCATCGTCGGCGGCCTGCTGCTGTCGCAGCTGGTGACCCTGTACACCACGCCGGTGATCTACCTGTACATGGAACGCTTCTCCGAGTGGCTGGCACGCCGCCGTGAACAGCGCGCACTGCGCGATGGTTCTCTGCAGGAGCCGCAGGCATGA
- a CDS encoding efflux RND transporter permease subunit has product MNLSGPFIRRPIGTALLAIGLFMVGLICYLRLGVSALPNIEIPVIFVHASQSGADAATMASTVTAPLERHLGQLPGIDRMRSSSSEGSSLVFMIFQSGHNIDSAALDVQTAINSAQADLPSGMGSPMYQKANPNDDPVIAIALTSQTQSADELYNVADSLLAQRIRQISGVASVDIAGASTPAVRVDVNLRLMNALGLTADDLRNAVRAANVTSPTGFLSDGNTTTAIIANDSVARAADFADLVVKTQGDGRVIRLKDIANVYDGQQDAYQAAWFDHKPAVVMYVFTRAGANIVETVDRVKAQIPTLRDYLQPGTTMTPYFDRTPTIRSSLHEVQITLLISLAMVVLTMALFLRRLAPTLIAAVTVPLSLAGAALVMYVMGFTLNNLSLLALVIAIGFVVDDAIVVIENIMRHLDEGMPRMQAALTGAREIGFTIVSITASLVAVFIPLLFASGMMGAFFREFTVTLVAAIVVSMVVSLTLTPALCSRFLSAHDHKAAPSRFGRWLDAGHERMLRIYTVFLDFSLRHALLLSLTPLILIGVTIFLFGAVKKGAFPPQDTGLIWGRANSSATVSFEDMVARQRRITDMLMADPAVKTVGVRLGSGRQGSSAQFNVELKSRKEGRRETTAHALARLSAKADRYPDLQLRLRAIQDLPSNDGGGSSQGAQYRISLQGNDLASLQEWLPKLQAELKKNPKLRDVGTDVDNAGLRQNIEIDRAKAARLGVSVGAIDGALYGAFGQRQISTIYSDINQYSVVVNALPSQTATPAALDEVYVRARNGEMVPITAMAKQMPGLAPSQITHENQYTTMDLSYNLAPDVSMGEAKAIIDATVAGMRMPGDIRLADDAGFGFNSDPSDMLILVFAAILTVYLVLGMLYESLIHPVTILSTLPAAGVGALLALFGTNTELSVISMIALVLLIGIVKKNAIMMIDFALVAQREHGLAPREAAREASIVRFRPIMMTTMVAILAAVPLAIGLGEGSELRRPLGIAMIGGLLFSQSLTLLSTPALYVIFSCLAERWRARRARKREAKLLKRAQQA; this is encoded by the coding sequence ATGAACCTGTCCGGTCCCTTCATCCGCCGTCCGATCGGCACCGCGCTGCTAGCCATCGGCCTGTTCATGGTCGGCCTGATCTGCTACCTGCGGCTGGGCGTGTCGGCGCTGCCGAACATCGAGATCCCGGTGATCTTCGTGCACGCCAGCCAGTCCGGTGCCGACGCAGCGACCATGGCCTCGACGGTCACCGCGCCACTGGAACGCCACCTCGGCCAGCTGCCCGGCATCGACCGCATGCGCTCGTCGAGTTCGGAAGGCAGCTCGCTGGTGTTCATGATCTTCCAGAGCGGCCACAACATCGATTCGGCCGCGCTGGACGTACAGACCGCGATCAACTCTGCGCAGGCCGACCTGCCCTCGGGCATGGGTTCGCCGATGTACCAGAAGGCGAACCCGAACGACGACCCGGTGATCGCCATCGCGCTGACCTCGCAGACGCAGTCGGCCGACGAGCTGTACAACGTCGCCGATTCGCTGTTGGCGCAGCGCATCCGCCAGATCAGCGGCGTGGCCTCGGTCGACATCGCCGGTGCCTCGACGCCGGCGGTGCGTGTGGACGTCAACCTGCGCCTGATGAACGCACTCGGCCTGACCGCCGATGACCTGCGCAACGCGGTGCGTGCGGCCAACGTGACCTCACCCACCGGCTTCCTCAGCGATGGCAACACCACCACCGCGATCATCGCCAACGATTCGGTCGCACGCGCTGCCGACTTCGCCGACCTGGTGGTGAAGACCCAGGGCGATGGCCGGGTGATCCGCCTGAAGGACATCGCCAACGTCTACGACGGCCAGCAGGACGCCTACCAGGCGGCGTGGTTCGACCACAAGCCGGCGGTGGTGATGTACGTGTTCACCCGCGCCGGCGCCAACATCGTGGAGACCGTGGACCGGGTCAAGGCGCAGATTCCCACGCTGCGTGATTACCTGCAGCCGGGCACCACGATGACACCGTACTTCGATCGTACGCCGACCATCCGCTCGTCGCTGCACGAAGTGCAGATCACCCTGCTGATCAGCCTGGCGATGGTGGTGCTGACCATGGCGCTGTTCCTGCGCCGGCTGGCACCCACGCTGATCGCCGCCGTGACCGTGCCGCTGTCGCTGGCCGGTGCCGCGCTGGTGATGTACGTGATGGGCTTCACCCTGAACAACCTGAGCCTGCTGGCGCTGGTGATCGCGATCGGCTTCGTGGTAGACGACGCGATCGTGGTGATCGAAAACATCATGCGCCACCTCGACGAGGGCATGCCGCGGATGCAGGCGGCGCTGACCGGTGCACGCGAGATCGGATTCACCATCGTCTCGATCACCGCCTCGCTGGTGGCGGTGTTCATCCCGCTGCTGTTCGCCAGCGGCATGATGGGTGCGTTCTTCCGCGAGTTCACCGTTACCCTGGTCGCGGCCATCGTGGTGTCGATGGTCGTCTCGCTGACGCTGACCCCGGCGCTGTGCAGCCGCTTCCTCAGTGCCCACGACCACAAGGCGGCGCCGTCGCGCTTCGGCCGTTGGCTGGATGCCGGCCACGAGCGCATGCTGCGCATCTACACCGTGTTCCTCGACTTCTCGCTGCGCCACGCGTTGCTGCTGTCGTTGACGCCACTGATCCTGATCGGCGTCACCATCTTCCTGTTCGGCGCAGTGAAGAAGGGCGCGTTCCCGCCGCAGGACACCGGCCTGATCTGGGGCCGCGCCAACTCCAGTGCCACCGTCTCCTTCGAGGACATGGTCGCCCGCCAGCGCCGCATCACCGACATGCTGATGGCCGACCCGGCGGTGAAGACCGTGGGCGTGCGCCTGGGCAGCGGTCGCCAGGGCTCCAGCGCGCAGTTCAACGTCGAGCTGAAATCGCGCAAGGAAGGCCGACGCGAAACCACCGCGCATGCACTGGCACGCCTGAGCGCCAAGGCCGACCGTTACCCCGACCTGCAGCTGCGCCTGCGCGCGATCCAGGACCTGCCCAGCAACGATGGCGGCGGCTCCAGCCAAGGTGCGCAGTACCGTATCTCGCTGCAGGGCAATGACCTGGCGTCGCTGCAGGAATGGCTGCCCAAGCTGCAGGCGGAGCTGAAGAAGAACCCGAAGCTGCGCGATGTCGGCACCGACGTCGACAATGCCGGGCTGCGCCAGAACATCGAGATCGACCGCGCCAAGGCCGCGCGCCTGGGCGTCTCGGTCGGCGCCATCGATGGGGCGCTGTACGGCGCGTTCGGCCAGCGCCAGATCTCGACGATCTACTCGGACATCAATCAGTACAGCGTGGTGGTCAACGCCCTGCCCTCGCAGACCGCTACGCCGGCGGCACTGGACGAGGTGTACGTGCGGGCGCGCAATGGCGAGATGGTGCCGATCACGGCGATGGCCAAGCAGATGCCGGGGCTGGCGCCGTCGCAGATCACCCACGAGAACCAGTACACGACGATGGACCTGAGCTACAACCTGGCGCCGGATGTGAGCATGGGTGAGGCCAAGGCGATCATCGACGCCACCGTGGCCGGCATGCGCATGCCGGGCGACATCCGCCTGGCTGATGACGCCGGCTTCGGCTTCAACTCCGACCCCAGCGACATGCTGATCCTGGTATTCGCGGCGATCCTGACCGTGTACCTGGTGCTGGGCATGCTGTACGAGAGCTTGATCCACCCGGTCACCATCCTGTCCACGCTGCCGGCGGCCGGCGTGGGCGCGCTGCTGGCGCTGTTCGGCACCAACACCGAACTGTCGGTGATCTCGATGATCGCGCTGGTGCTGCTGATCGGCATCGTCAAGAAGAACGCGATCATGATGATCGACTTCGCGCTGGTGGCGCAGCGCGAGCATGGGCTGGCACCACGCGAAGCGGCGCGCGAGGCCAGCATCGTGCGCTTCCGGCCGATCATGATGACCACGATGGTGGCGATCCTGGCCGCGGTTCCGCTGGCGATCGGCCTCGGCGAAGGGTCCGAGCTGCGTCGTCCGCTGGGTATCGCGATGATCGGCGGCCTGCTGTTCTCGCAGAGCCTGACCCTGCTCAGTACGCCGGCGCTGTATGTGATCTTCTCGTGCCTGGCCGAGCGCTGGCGGGCACGTCGCGCACGCAAGCGCGAAGCGAAGCTGCTCAAGCGCGCGCAGCAGGCGTAG